From the genome of Amycolatopsis sp. NBC_01488, one region includes:
- a CDS encoding Lrp/AsnC family transcriptional regulator yields MTESLDPTDWAILVELQQDARLPLTELGRRVNLSASATTERLRRLEAAGVITGYRADVDLGKVGYPVLAVVRLKYPGSRHEALHKLLGERLEILECLRTTGDDCYTLKVAAASMAHLEHTMDELAQFGSTTTNVVYSQTLPYRGPREPARDLDA; encoded by the coding sequence ATGACCGAGAGTCTTGATCCGACGGACTGGGCCATCCTGGTCGAGCTCCAGCAGGACGCCCGGCTGCCGCTCACCGAGCTGGGCCGCCGGGTGAACCTCAGCGCGTCGGCCACGACCGAACGGCTCCGGCGCCTCGAAGCGGCGGGCGTGATCACCGGTTACCGCGCCGATGTCGACCTCGGCAAGGTCGGCTACCCGGTGCTCGCGGTCGTCCGGCTCAAGTACCCGGGCAGCCGCCACGAGGCCCTGCACAAGCTGCTCGGCGAGCGCCTCGAGATCCTGGAATGCCTGCGCACCACCGGCGACGACTGCTACACGCTCAAGGTCGCCGCGGCCTCGATGGCCCACCTCGAGCACACCATGGACGAGCTGGCCCAGTTCGGCAGCACGACCACGAACGTCGTCTACAGCCAGACGCTGCCCTACCGCGGACCGCGGGAGCCCGCGCGTGACCTCGACGCCTGA
- a CDS encoding Lrp/AsnC family transcriptional regulator encodes MPDSVELSPVDLAILRLLQNDARITNKDLAAAVGIAPSTCLDRVARLRETGVITGQHASVDAAKLGRPLEAFLFVQVRPHRRPLVDPFVEHLLSLPEVRAVYHLTGPDDFLAHVATSSAGELQRLVLDELTARDEVARVHTNLVFQHWSGGPLLPPDA; translated from the coding sequence ATGCCCGATTCCGTCGAACTGAGTCCGGTCGATCTCGCGATTCTGCGTCTCCTGCAGAACGATGCCCGGATCACGAACAAGGACCTGGCGGCCGCGGTCGGCATCGCGCCGTCGACGTGCCTGGACCGCGTCGCGCGGCTGCGGGAGACCGGGGTGATCACCGGGCAGCACGCGTCGGTCGACGCGGCGAAGCTGGGCCGTCCGCTGGAGGCGTTCCTGTTCGTCCAGGTCCGCCCGCACCGGCGGCCACTGGTGGACCCGTTCGTCGAGCATCTGCTGTCCCTGCCCGAGGTGCGCGCGGTCTACCACCTGACCGGGCCGGACGACTTCCTCGCGCACGTCGCCACCAGCTCCGCCGGCGAGCTGCAGCGCCTGGTGCTGGACGAGCTGACCGCCCGGGACGAGGTCGCCCGCGTGCACACGAACCTCGTCTTCCAGCACTGGAGCGGCGGGCCGCTGCTTCCGCCGGACGCCTGA
- a CDS encoding adenylate kinase — protein sequence MTSTPERIVVYGVTGSGKSTLAARIAERTGLPHVSADDLSWLPGWVAVPDDEQRRRIAEVCAGERWVLDAAYGKWRDLVLARTQLVVGLDYPRWLSLGRLLRRTAARSLTRRRICNGNVESVRQMFSADSIIRWHFTSFSTKRKRIRAWAAESPGPEIVRLTSPRATRRWLETL from the coding sequence GTGACCTCGACGCCTGAGCGCATCGTCGTCTACGGCGTGACCGGCTCGGGCAAGTCGACGCTCGCGGCCCGGATCGCCGAGCGCACCGGCCTGCCCCACGTCTCCGCGGACGACCTCAGCTGGCTGCCGGGCTGGGTCGCGGTGCCCGACGACGAACAGCGCCGCCGCATCGCCGAGGTGTGCGCGGGGGAGCGCTGGGTTCTCGACGCCGCGTACGGCAAGTGGCGGGACCTCGTGCTGGCCCGCACGCAGCTCGTCGTCGGCCTCGACTATCCGCGCTGGCTTTCGCTGGGGCGCCTGCTGCGCCGGACCGCCGCGCGCTCGCTGACCCGTCGGCGGATCTGCAACGGGAACGTCGAGTCGGTCCGCCAGATGTTCTCGGCGGACTCGATCATCCGCTGGCACTTCACGTCGTTCTCGACCAAGCGGAAGCGCATCCGGGCCTGGGCCGCGGAGTCGCCGGGGCCGGAGATCGTCCGGCTGACGTCCCCGCGTGCGACCCGCCGCTGGCTGGAAACGCTCTGA
- a CDS encoding nucleoside deaminase has product MKNIEETLLRRAIELAREAREDHGNPPFGSLLADADGNVLAEDRNTSVTDNDITAHPELKLARWAAQHLDPETAAATTMFTSTQPCGMCTGAIERSGLGRVVYALSTEQFLTLRPPVTFGGHQLDGPALFDEARVPVEGYYR; this is encoded by the coding sequence GTGAAGAACATCGAAGAAACCCTGCTGCGGCGGGCGATCGAGCTCGCCCGCGAAGCGCGCGAGGACCACGGCAACCCGCCGTTCGGCTCGCTGCTGGCCGACGCCGACGGGAACGTCCTCGCCGAGGACCGCAACACCTCGGTGACCGACAACGACATCACCGCGCACCCGGAGCTGAAGCTCGCCCGCTGGGCGGCGCAGCATCTGGACCCCGAGACCGCCGCGGCAACCACGATGTTCACCAGCACCCAGCCGTGCGGGATGTGCACCGGCGCGATTGAACGGTCCGGGCTCGGCCGCGTCGTCTACGCGCTGTCCACGGAGCAGTTCCTGACGCTGCGCCCGCCGGTCACGTTCGGCGGCCACCAGCTCGACGGCCCGGCGCTCTTCGACGAAGCCCGCGTGCCGGTCGAGGGGTACTACCGGTGA
- a CDS encoding LLM class flavin-dependent oxidoreductase encodes MKIGVNVPNFGPGTDPGVLRAWARTVEGLGFDLLMVSDHVAITPDVAGQYPAPFYESFTTLSWLAGVTERVRLGTTVLVVPYRHPLLVARMAANLDALSGGRLVLGAGIGWAKQEFEALGVPFEQRGKLTSEYLRTIRAAWADHDDYRAGAIPLWLGGHSDAGLRRAVEFGDAWHPLRMTMSGFRDGLARLNTLAGERPVPSFAPRILLRVTETAVTGPDRRAGEGTLGQVLDDLAQLRAMGAETVVLDPFDADPAETLQPEVAWRDLAAVAASWKENR; translated from the coding sequence GTGAAGATCGGCGTGAACGTCCCCAACTTCGGCCCCGGCACCGACCCGGGCGTCTTGCGAGCTTGGGCGCGGACCGTGGAAGGTCTCGGCTTCGACCTGCTGATGGTGTCCGACCACGTCGCGATCACGCCCGACGTCGCCGGTCAGTACCCGGCGCCGTTCTACGAGTCGTTCACGACGCTGTCGTGGCTCGCCGGCGTCACCGAACGGGTGCGGCTCGGCACCACCGTGCTCGTCGTGCCGTACCGGCATCCCCTGCTGGTGGCCCGGATGGCGGCGAACCTCGACGCCCTCAGCGGCGGGCGGCTGGTGCTCGGCGCGGGCATCGGCTGGGCGAAGCAGGAGTTCGAGGCGCTCGGCGTGCCGTTCGAGCAGCGCGGGAAGCTCACCAGCGAGTACCTGCGGACGATTCGCGCGGCCTGGGCCGACCACGACGACTACCGCGCCGGCGCGATCCCGCTCTGGCTGGGCGGCCACAGCGACGCGGGGCTGCGCCGCGCGGTGGAGTTCGGCGACGCGTGGCACCCGCTGCGGATGACGATGTCCGGATTCCGGGATGGCTTGGCACGCCTGAACACCCTGGCCGGCGAGCGGCCGGTGCCGTCGTTCGCGCCGCGGATCCTCTTGCGGGTGACCGAAACCGCGGTGACCGGGCCGGACCGGCGCGCCGGCGAAGGCACCCTCGGCCAGGTCCTCGACGACCTGGCGCAGCTGCGGGCGATGGGTGCAGAGACCGTCGTGCTCGACCCGTTCGATGCGGACCCCGCCGAGACCCTCCAGCCGGAGGTCGCGTGGCGGGACCTCGCGGCGGTGGCCGCGTCCTGGAAGGAGAACCGGTGA